A portion of the Salminus brasiliensis chromosome 9, fSalBra1.hap2, whole genome shotgun sequence genome contains these proteins:
- the LOC140562439 gene encoding neuropilin and tolloid-like protein 1, whose protein sequence is MLPPPALQPLLVLAALIKLGFSGAPAGPKKVQVTNNSGVMPEGLCGAWIKEADGGYFTSPNYPEKYPPDRECTYIIEASPRQCIDLYFDEKYSIEPSWECKFDHIEVRDGPFSFSPIIGRYCGQQSPAYVRSSGRYLWIKFVADSELEAIGFSARYNFTQDPDFKDVAVPLSLPLCEFEMSGPEGIVESVMVSKEGRALQTEAVDCRWFIRAPPGSKIYLRFLEYEMQNSNECKRNFVAVYDGSSSVEHLKNKFCSTVANDVMLLTSVGVIRMWADEGSRKSRFRILFTTFQEPPCEADAFFCHSNMCINNTLVCNGIQNCVYPWDENGCKEKRKATILENLDHTNVTIIGITCGVVIILLTVSIIIQVKQPRKKYIMRRDDFDPALLHEAFEPPHYELCALRRAASAEGEALPEDFPKLQRSSSKCVHGHHCGSQTSSVRGSRSDLSLRDAAAILSEMQAVAPQPPPLQHHTLPGSRRNIVVMKHSYSQDGAEVCDLDDDLEDGPTTSHGHGRMGMDRTVHRSVSNDF, encoded by the exons AGCCCTCCAGCCTCTTCTCG ttCTTGCAGCTCTCATCAAACTGGGATTTTCTGGAGCGCCTGCAGGTCCTAAGAAGGTCCAAG TAACAAACAACTCAGGGGTGATGCCCGAGGGTCTGTGCGGTGCCTGGattaaagaagcagatggaggGTATTTCACATCCCCTAACTATCCCGAGAAGTACCCTCCTGATAGAGAGTGCACGTACATAATAGAAG CTTCACCCAGACAGTGCATTGACTTGTACTTTGATGAGAAGTACTCCATCGAGCCGTCATGGGAGTGCAAGTTTGACCACATTGAGGTGAGAGACGGCCCGTTCAGCTTTTCTCCCATCATCGGGCGATACTGCGGACAGCAGAGCCCGGCGTACGTCAGGTCCAGCGGCCGATACCTTTGGATTAAATTTGTGGCGGacagtgaactggaggccattggATTTTCTGCAAGATACAATTTCACTCAAG ATCCTGATTTTAAAGATGTTGCAGTCCCTCTGTCGCTGCCTT TGTGTGAGTTTGAGATGAGCGGGCCCGAGGGCATCGTGGAGTCTGTGATGGTGTCGAAGGAGGGCAGGGCTCTGCAGACTGAGGCCGTGGACTGCAGGTGGTTCATTCGGGCCCCACCTGGCTCAAAG ATCTACTTGCGCTTCCTGGAGTATGAGATGCAGAACTCGAACGAATGCAAGCGCAACTTTGTGGCAGTCTACGACGGCAGCAGCTCAGTGGAGCACCTGAAGAATAAGTTCTGCAGCACAGTGGCTAACGACGTCATGCTGCTCACCTCAGTGGGCGTCATCCGCATGTGGGCCGACGAGGGCAGCCGTAAAAGCCGCTTCCGCATCCTATTCACCACCTTCCAAGAGC CTCCCTGTGAGGCAGATGCGTTCTTCTGCCACAGCAACATGTGCATTAACAACACACTAGTGTGCAATGGTATCCAGAACTGTGTCTACCCTTGGGATGAGAATGGATGCAAAG aaaaaaggaaagccaCCATCTTGGAAAATCTAGACCACACCAACGTGACCATAATCGGGATCACCTGCGGAGTGGTGATCATTCTTCTGACCGTGTCGATTATCATCCAGGTCAAGCAGCCACGCAAAAAGTACATCATGAGGCGTGACGACTTCGATCCCGCCCTTCTTCACGAGGCCTTCGAACCACCCCACTATGAGCTGTGTGCGCTGCGACGGGCGGCGTCGGCTGAGGGTGAGGCCCTGCCCGAAGACTTCCCCAAGCTGCAGCGCTCCTCCTCCAAGTGTGTCCACGGGCACCACTGCGGCTCACAGACATCCAGCGTGCGGGGCAGCCGCAGCGACCTGAGCCTGCGGGATGCTGCTGCCATCCTCTCTGAGATGCAGGCGGTGGCACCACAGCCTCCGCCCCTCCAACATCACACCCTCCCCGGCAGCCGCAGGAACATTGTGGTGATGAAGCACAGCTACTCGCAGGACGGCGCTGAGGTGTGCGACCTGGACGACGACCTGGAGGACGGGCCCACCACCAGCCACGGCCACGGGAGAATGGGGATGGACAGGACTGTGCACCGATCGGTGTCCAACGACTTCTGA
- the atpsckmt gene encoding ATP synthase subunit C lysine N-methyltransferase: protein MSGSGQSEETGSRAVVKRIGIIATCVVGGSLCALYAVAGPFVAPALRKVCLPFVPATTAQVTNVLRALGSRSGTLVDIGSGDGRIVIAAAKEGFRAVGFELNPWLVLFSRYRAWREGVHHRTSFHISDLWKVSFSQYSNVVIFGVPQMMEQLETKLQSELHTSAKVVACRFPFPTWTPDHVAGEGIDTVWVYDAKTFKSRVTTAKLLNRPKDSTTPHQ, encoded by the exons ATGTCTGGGTCCGGTCAGTCAGAGGAGACCGGGAGCCGGGCGGTGGTGAAGCGGATAGGCATCATCGCCACATGTGTGGTCGGGGGGTCTCTGTGCGCCCTGTACGCGGTCGCGGGGCCGTTTGTTGCTCCTGCGTTGAGGAAAGTCTGTCTTCCGTTTGTGCCTGCGACCACCGCTCAGGTCACCAATGTCCTGAGAGCGCTAGGGTCAAGATCCGGGACCCTGGTGGATATTGGAAGTGGAGATGGACGGATA GTCATAGCTGCAGCAAAGGAGGGCTTCCGGGCGGTTGGCTTTGAGCTGAATCCGTGGCTCGTGTTGTTCTCCCGTTACAGAGCTTGGAGGGAAGGGGTTCATCACCGTACCTCCTTCCATATATCAGACCTGTGGAAA GTCAGCTTTTCACAGTACTCTAACGTGGTGATATTTGGAGTTCCACAGATG ATGGAGCAGCTGGAAACCAAGCTGCAGTCGGAGCTTCACACCTCGGCCAAAGTCGTGGCCTGCCGCTTCCCCTTTCCCACATGGACTCCTGACCACGTGGCTGGAGAAGGAATTGACACCGTGTGGGTGTATGATGCTAAGACCTTCAAATCTCGAGTGACAACAGCAAAGCTGCTGAACAGGCCTAAAGACAGCACGACTCCTCATCAATGA